From a region of the Malania oleifera isolate guangnan ecotype guangnan chromosome 12, ASM2987363v1, whole genome shotgun sequence genome:
- the LOC131144122 gene encoding transcription factor MYB1R1, translated as MSRTCSQCGNNGHNSRTCSEPGGGGGGFMLFGVRVTEEGSFRKSVSMNNLSQYEQPQEPNADVAAGYASDDAVHASARSRERKRGVPWTEEEHKLFLLGLQKVGKGDWRGISRNFVKTRTPTQVASHAQKYFLRRNNHNRRRRRSSLFDITTDMFMSSAIEEEQVQQESTTPPLQPNLSIGGFTVSPFQVTLAPVALPVIAAENPSTENFTLGQSNQDKTPMNLIRPIPILPFPQMADLNLNHTSAMDPLPLSLKLSTSPSDQPPPPHSSAFQAMSAGESIISVA; from the exons ATGTCTCGCACCTGTTCGCAGTGCGGAAATAACGGCCACAACTCGCGCACCTGCTCCGAGcccggcggcggcggcggcggttTCATGCTATTCGGCGTGCGCGTCACGGAGGAGGGGTCGTTCAGGAAGAGCGTCAGCATGAACAATCTCTCCCAGTACGAGCAGCCTCAGGAGCCCAACGCCGACGTCGCTGCCGGCTACGCCTCCGACGACGCCGTCCACGCCTCCGCCAGGAGTCGCGAGCGCAAGAGAG GGGTTCCGTGGACGGAGGAAGAACACAAGCTTTTCTTGTTAGGGTTGCAGAAGGTGGGAAAAGGGGATTGGAGAGGAATCTCAAGGAACTTTGTGAAGACTCGCACGCCCACTCAGGTCGCCAGCCATGCTCAGAAATACTTTCTCCGGCGAAACAACCATAACCGGAGACGTCGCCGATCTAGTCTCTTCGACATCACGACCGACATG TTTATGAGCTCGGCTATTGAGGAAGAACAGGTGCAGCAAGAAAGCACAACCCCGCCGCTGCAGCCAAATCTCAGCATCGGAGGATTCACGGTGTCGCCGTTTCAGGTGACGCTCGCTCCCGTAGCGTTACCGGTGATCGCCGCAGAGAACCCATCAACAGAGAATTTCACATTAGGACAGAGCAATCAAGACAAGACGCCGATGAATCTCATCCGTCCAATTCCCATTCTCCCATTCCCCCAAATGGCAGATCTCAATCTGAACCACACGTCCGCCATGGATCCCCTGCCTTTATCCCTGAAACTCTCCACATCCCCCTCGGACCAACCGCCGCCGCCGCACTCTTCGGCGTTCCAGGCCATGTCCGCCGGCGAGAGCATAATTAGTGTGGCGTGA